GGCAGGGCCTGGCTGATCTCGGAGCCGAAGTCGCGCGTGGCCAGCGAACGCATGTACACGCGCGGCCCGTTCTGCCACGGGTTGATGGCGTTCATGCGGATGCGGTCGCCCAGCAGGGCGCCGCCGCTCTTGCGGCGCGAGGGGTCGATTGAGATGATGGCCACGCGCAGCGTGTCGCCCTGGTCGAGGCGCAGGCGGCGGATCAGCTCGTCCGTCAGGCTCGACTTGCCCGCGCCGCCGGTGCCGGTGATGCCGAGCACCGGTATCTTCTGCGTTGCGGCCCGGGCCCGCAGCGCCTGGACGGTGGCCTCGTCGGCCCGGCCGTTCTCGAGCGAGGTGATGAGCTGGGCCAGCGCGCGCCAGGCCATCTCACCGTGGCCTTCGAGGGCTTCCAGGGTCTTGGGCGCGTGGGCGGTGAGGTCCTTGTCGCAGCGCATCACCATCTCGCCGATCATGCCGGCCAGGCCCATCTTCTGGCCGTCCTCGGGGCTGTAGATGCGGCTCACGCCGTAGGCCTGGAGTTCGCGGATCTCGGGCGGCACGATCACGCCGCCGCCGCCGCCGAACACCTGGATATGCGCGCCGCCGCGCGCCTTCAGCAGGTCCACCATGTACTTGAAGTACTCGACATGGCCGCCCTGGTAGCTGCTGATGGCGATGCCCTGCGCATCTTCCTGCAGCGCGGCCGTCACCACCTCGTCCACGCTGCGGTTGTGGCCCAGGTGGACCACCTCGGCGCCCATGCCCTGCAGGATGCGGCGCATGATGTTGATGGCCGCGTCATGGCCGTCGAACAGCGAGGCGGCGGTGACGAAGCGCACCTTGTGCGTGGGGCGGTAGCTGGCGAGAGCCTTGTATTCGGCGGACAGGTCGGTCATGGCGTCGGTCTTTCGCGAAATCACAGCAGAGGGGAGGGGCTCACTCGACCTTGAGGCCCTTGAGCTGGGGGTTGGGGTCGGGGTAGCGCAGGCCGAGGCCTTGCAGGGTGTCGCGCAGCACGCTGGCGATCATCAGATTGCGGTGGGTCTTGGAGTCGGACGGCACGATGGTCCAGGGCGCCCATTCGGTGCTGGTGGCGCCCAGCAGCGCGCCGTAGGCCTTCTGGTAGTCGGGCCATTGCTTGCGGGCGCTCAGGTCGTCGAGGCTGAACTTCCAGTGCTTGGTCGGGTCGTCCACGCGCTCCTGCAGGCGCTTGCGCTGCTCCTCGAAACTGATGTGCAGCAGGAACTTGAGGATCACCGTGCCGGTTTCACTGAGCAGGCGCTCGAAATCGTTGATCTGGCGGTAGCGCTGCTGCGTCTGCTCGGGCGTGATCCAGCCGTTGACCACCGGCACCAGCACGTCTTCGTAATGGCTGCGGTTGAACACCATGACCTCGCCGGCGCCCGGCATCTCGCGGTGGATGCGCCACAGGTAGTCGTGCGCGCGCTCCGCCTCGGTGGGGGCCTTCCAGCCCACGGTGCGCACGCCCAGCGGGCTCATGCGGGCAAACACGCCGCGCACCGTGCCGTCTTTGCCCGCGGTGTCGGTGCCCTGCAGCACCACCAGTAGCTTGAAGCGCTTGTCGGCGAAGAAGATGTCCTGCAGCGCGTCGAGCTCCACGGCGAGGGCGTCCACCGCCTCCTTGTCCTGCGCCTTGCTGCCGCTGGAAAACGGCTTGGCCGCGGGGTCGAAGTCCGCCAGCGCGCGCGGCTTGCCCGTCTTGGTGGCGGGCAGGCGCCAGTCCGCCAGGGCGCGGGCCAGCGGGCGGGCTTCCTCGTCGGCTCGGGAAGAGGGCATGTCTGTCTCCGGCGTTCTGTTGACGTTTACGTAAACGTCAACTTTAAACGATTTGCCCGGCCTTGTCCCGACAAATTTCGGGCCGGCGCCGGGATCAGGGCCGCGCCGCGCCGCCGGCCAGCCGCCGGGCCAGCGCCATGCCCGCGGCCATGGCGGCGACGAACAGCAGGGCATCCAGGCCACCCGTCAGCAGCGAAGCCAGCGCCGGCCCCGGGCAGTAGCCCGCCAGGCCCCAGCCGATGCCGAACAGGGCGGCGCCGAACACCAGCCGCCGGTCGACGCCGCGCCGCGTGGGCAACTGGAAGGTGGCGGCCCGCCAGGGCTTGCGCCCGGGGCGCGGGGTGACGGCGAACGCCACCAGCGTCACGCACAGCGCGCCGCCCATCACGAAGGCCAGGCTCGGGTCCCAGGCGCCGAAGCGGGCCGGGTCCACGAGGCCGCCCACATTGAGAAAGCCGATCACCTTGGCCGGCTGCGTCATGCCCGAGAGCACCAGCCCCACGGCGAACAGCGCGCCCGACACCAGCGCCAGCAGCAGTTTCTGGATCATGGAGGCCTCCTGTCCTTCAGCCCTGGACATAGCGTGCTATCAAAACAGTAGCGGCACCGGCGCCCATGAAAACCAGCGTGGCCACCAGCGAGCGCATCGAGCGCCGGCCCAGGCCGCACACGCCATGGCCGCTGGTGCAGCCCGAGCCCAGGACCGTGCCGAAGCCGACGAGGGCGCCGGCGGCCAGCAGCAGCGGCCAGGGGCGCAGCACGGTGGCCGGCGGGTGCAGCCAGGCCGCGGCTGCCGCGCCGGCGCCCACCAGCCCGGCCAGGAAGGCCCAGCGCCAGGCGGCTTCGCCCGGGATGCGGCTGAACGCGCCGGCAGCGATGCCGCTGATGCCGGCGATGCGCCCGAGCGAGGCCAACAGCAGCCAGCTCGCCAGTCCGATGAGAACGCCGCCCGCGGCGGCTTGCCAATAGGAATGCATGGGTTTTTGAGGAAAATCAAAACCGCCAATATACTCCACAGGGTATATTGATGGCTTCAAAGGTTTATTCGATGTCACGTCTTGCCGATCCCGGAAAAAAGAAAGCCCTGCGCGACCGGCTGGCCCGGGTCGAGGGCCAGTTGCGCGGCCTCCAGCGCCTGGTCGAGGGCGATGCCGACTGCGAGAAAATCGCCCAGCAGCTGGCCGCCGCCCGCAAGGCGCTGGACAAGTCGTTCTTCTCGATGGTCGGCTGCATGATCGAGCAGGGCGACCTGCCGCCCGACCACGTGGCCCGCATGCTGGCCAAGTTCGCCTGACTCCCCGAAAGCGCCCATGAACCCGATCCAGCTCTTCGATCCCGTTTCCAGCACCTACACCTATGTGTTGATCGACGAGGCCAGCCGCGAGGCGCTCATCATCGACCCGGTGGACGAGCAGCTCGAGCGCGACCTCGCCACGCTGCGCGAGCATGGCTTGCGCCTCGTGTGGACGGTGGAAACCCATGCGCATGCTGACCACATCACCAGCGCCGGGCAACTGGCCGAGCACGCGGGGGCGCGCACCGCCGCGCCCGCCGGCTGCGGCATCAGCACGGCGGCCGTGCAACTGCGCGATGGCGACGTGCTGCGCTTCGGCGGCGAGCAGATCCAGGTCCTGCACACGCCGGGCCACACCGCCGGCAGCATGAGCTACCGCTGGCGCCAGCATGTGTTCACCGGCGACACGCTGCTGATCAACGGCTGCGGCCGCACCGATTTCCAGTCGGGCAGCGCCGAAGACCTGTACCGCAGCCTGACGCAGGTGCTGTTCGCGCTGCCCGATGACACCGTGGTCTGGCCTGGGCACGACTACCAGGGCCGCAGCCACTCCAGCATCGGCGTGGAAAAAGCCACCAATGCGCGCGTGGCCGGCCGGTCGCTGGCAGAATTTGTAGCGATCATGAACGAACTCCACCTGCCCCGGCCCCGCCGCATCGACGAAGCGCTGCCTGCCAACCAGGTGTCCGGCCTGCGCCACGACGCCGGCGGCGCGGCGCCCGATGCCGTGCGCCCGGCAGAAGGCTATGCGGGCGACGTCCCGCCGCCGCTGGCCCTGGCCTGGTGGCAGGCCGGCGAGGCCGTGCTGGTCGACGTGCGCACCGATGCCGAGCGCGAATGGGTGGGCTTCGTGCCCGGCGCCGTGCCGCTGGCCTGGAAGCAGTGGCCGGGCATGGCGATGAACGCCAGCTTCGATGAGGGCCTGAAGGCCGCGGTGCCGCCCGGCGGCAAGGTCGTGCTGCTGTGCCGCAGCGGCGTGCGTTCGGTGGCGGCCGCCCGGCGTGCCACGGAACTCGGCTTCGAGGCCTACAACATCCTCGAAGGTTTCGAGGGCGACCCCGACCAGAACGCCCAGCGCGGCCGCAAGGGTGGCTGGCGCCTGCGCGGCCTGCCCTGGCGCCAGAACTAGGGTCCGCTTTCTCAGCCGGCCCGCCGCGGCCGGAGCGCGCCTGCGCGAACCAGCAAGGCCGCGCCATGCGGTCTAAACTGGCGGCATGAGCCTCAATACAGATTCCCTTCTCAAACGCATCGAAGCCAAGCGCGACGAAGTCGTGGCGCTGACCCAGGACCTGATCCGCATCCCCACCATCAATCCGCCCGGCGATGCCTATGAGGCCTGCGCCCGCTTCCTGGGCGAGCGGCTGCAGCGGCGCGGCTTTGCCGTGGAGTACGTGCGCGCCCACGGCGCCCCGGGCGACAGCGACTCGCACCCGCGCACCAACGTGGTGGCGCGCCATGCCGGCAGCGGCGCGGGCGAATGCGTGCATTTCAACAGCCACATCGACGTGGTGGAAGTCGGCTCCGGATGGACCACCGATCCGTTCGGCGGCGAGGTGAAGGACGGCAAGGTCTATGGCCGCGGCGCCTGCGACATGAAGGGCGGCCTGGCGTCCAGCGTGATCGCCTGCGAGGCGCTGCTGGAGGAGGGCATCGCGCTGCCCGGGGCGCTGGAGATCAGCGGCACGGTGGACGAGGAGTCGGGCGGCTACGGCGGCGTCGGCCACCTTGCGAGCCTGGGCTATTTCAGCAAGCCGCGCGTGCACCACGTCATCATTCCCGAGCCGCTGGGCGTGGACCGCATCTGCCTGGGCCACCGCGGGGTCTGGTGGGCCGAGGTCGAGACGCGCGGGCGCATCGCGCACGGCTCCATGCCGTTCCTGGGCGACAGCGCCATCAACCACATGAGCGCCTTCATCCATCTGCTGGAGACGCAGCTGCTGCCGCGCCTGAACCAGCGCCGCACGGCCGTGCCGGTGGAGCCGCCAGGGGCGCGGGTGAGCACGCTCAACATCAACAGCATCCATGGCGGCCATGTGGAGCAGCGTTTTGCCACCGATGCGCAGGGCCGCCCCGGCGGCGACCTGCCCGCGCCGGTGGTGGCGCACAGCTGCCGCACCGTGCTGGACCGCCGCTTCATCGCGGAGGAAAACCTGGAAGCGGTGAAACAGGAGATCGTCGACATGCTGGATGAGCTCAAGCGCACGCGCCCGGGCTTCGACTACGGCGTGCGCGAGATCATGAGCTTCGTGCCCACCGCCACGCCGCGGGATGCGCCGGTGGTCGATGCGACGGCGCGCGCCATCGCGCGCGTGCTCGGACGCGAGCCGAGCTACATCGCCAGCCCCGGCACCTACGACCAGAAGCACATCGTGCGCACCGGCCAGCTCAACGATTGCATCGCCTATGGCCCGGGCATCCTTGACCTTGCCCACCAGCCGGACGAGTACGTCGGCATCCGCGAACTGGTGGATTCGGCCAAGATCATGGCGCTGGCCGCCCTGCAGCTGACGGGTGCCATGCCGCGCCGATAGCCATAAATATGGAAAAAACGCCATATTCATCACGATACGAGTTTCAGATTGTTGACTATTTCGTGATAAATTTTTGGTAAATGACGTGTCTTGACTACACTCTGGATTCGAATCATTGAAGGCCGGCGGCCACCGCCGGCACGGCAGTTTCGGGAGATTTTTGTTGGACACCGTAATTCCTGACGAACGGGAGGGTGAGGCGACCCTGCCGCCGCCGCATGTGCAGAAGAAGGTCTGGCTGCCCGAAGACAGCGTGCCGCGCCACATGGGCTGGGTCGAACCCTGGATCGGTGCATCGATCGCGCTGTACACCGCCTGGGTGGCGCTGACCGCCTATGCCGACCACCCGATGCTCTGGCTGTACGTGGGGCTGGCGGC
The sequence above is a segment of the Variovorax terrae genome. Coding sequences within it:
- a CDS encoding PPK2 family polyphosphate kinase, translating into MPSSRADEEARPLARALADWRLPATKTGKPRALADFDPAAKPFSSGSKAQDKEAVDALAVELDALQDIFFADKRFKLLVVLQGTDTAGKDGTVRGVFARMSPLGVRTVGWKAPTEAERAHDYLWRIHREMPGAGEVMVFNRSHYEDVLVPVVNGWITPEQTQQRYRQINDFERLLSETGTVILKFLLHISFEEQRKRLQERVDDPTKHWKFSLDDLSARKQWPDYQKAYGALLGATSTEWAPWTIVPSDSKTHRNLMIASVLRDTLQGLGLRYPDPNPQLKGLKVE
- a CDS encoding rhodanese-like domain-containing protein, with the translated sequence MRHDAGGAAPDAVRPAEGYAGDVPPPLALAWWQAGEAVLVDVRTDAEREWVGFVPGAVPLAWKQWPGMAMNASFDEGLKAAVPPGGKVVLLCRSGVRSVAAARRATELGFEAYNILEGFEGDPDQNAQRGRKGGWRLRGLPWRQN
- a CDS encoding DUF6691 family protein; amino-acid sequence: MIQKLLLALVSGALFAVGLVLSGMTQPAKVIGFLNVGGLVDPARFGAWDPSLAFVMGGALCVTLVAFAVTPRPGRKPWRAATFQLPTRRGVDRRLVFGAALFGIGWGLAGYCPGPALASLLTGGLDALLFVAAMAAGMALARRLAGGAARP
- a CDS encoding metal-sensing transcriptional repressor; the encoded protein is MSRLADPGKKKALRDRLARVEGQLRGLQRLVEGDADCEKIAQQLAAARKALDKSFFSMVGCMIEQGDLPPDHVARMLAKFA
- a CDS encoding acetylornithine deacetylase/succinyl-diaminopimelate desuccinylase family protein, producing the protein MSLNTDSLLKRIEAKRDEVVALTQDLIRIPTINPPGDAYEACARFLGERLQRRGFAVEYVRAHGAPGDSDSHPRTNVVARHAGSGAGECVHFNSHIDVVEVGSGWTTDPFGGEVKDGKVYGRGACDMKGGLASSVIACEALLEEGIALPGALEISGTVDEESGGYGGVGHLASLGYFSKPRVHHVIIPEPLGVDRICLGHRGVWWAEVETRGRIAHGSMPFLGDSAINHMSAFIHLLETQLLPRLNQRRTAVPVEPPGARVSTLNINSIHGGHVEQRFATDAQGRPGGDLPAPVVAHSCRTVLDRRFIAEENLEAVKQEIVDMLDELKRTRPGFDYGVREIMSFVPTATPRDAPVVDATARAIARVLGREPSYIASPGTYDQKHIVRTGQLNDCIAYGPGILDLAHQPDEYVGIRELVDSAKIMALAALQLTGAMPRR
- a CDS encoding YeeE/YedE family protein, producing the protein MHSYWQAAAGGVLIGLASWLLLASLGRIAGISGIAAGAFSRIPGEAAWRWAFLAGLVGAGAAAAAWLHPPATVLRPWPLLLAAGALVGFGTVLGSGCTSGHGVCGLGRRSMRSLVATLVFMGAGAATVLIARYVQG